The segment ATCCGTCGAGACCAACAATAGCCGAATCCTGAAAGTGAAAGTTCCCGGCGGTATTGGGGGTCTGCAAATCGCCCAACCTGTTCGGGACCCGAATTTGAATCCGCGATCTCCGGCAACGCGGACCAATCCGACCACACGCACCAATCCAAATGCGCCAAGCAGGACCAACCCTTCCGGTGCCAAACGTGCGAATCCAAAAAATGCCAAGCGTACAAATCCGAAAGGCGGCACCCGAACCAACCCGTCGCGGACTAACGGCAAACCGGCTACGAAAACTGCTCCTGCGCCGACGGGCAGTGACAAAGGAAAGGGCAGGAAGAAAGCCAAGCGGGCGAACTCCAAACCGAAATCCAAGGCTCAAAAATCCAAGCCACGCAGGACGAACGGGAAGCGACCCAAAATTGACAAATCTCAAGGCGAAACAGCATCGAAGGACAAACCTAAAAAGAAGAATCGCTAACGATTTGACCACGGCGCGACAGCATGACAACACGGGAAAGCAGTCTTTGTTTTCCCGTGTTGCGTTCGTACACGACCGAGCCTTCCCTAACCCCAAGTGATAGACTTGTGTCATGCCTCGCGCAGCTTGAGCATCCTTCCGCAAGCGTGTGTGAGACAGTCGAAGTCGTTTTACGTTGCGGATTGCCCGCTTGAATCCGCTAGAATGATGGACCGAAAACTCTATCAGCGAGACAGGACAATCAAACATGATTTCACGACGACACTTCATCGGAACCACAGCCGCCGTTGCCGCTGGATCGATCAGCGCTTCCAACACTGCATCGGCCAATGCCGTCGAGACGACGGATCCGGTTCGGCCCGTTGTGATTTCAACCTGGCGACACGGACTGGCCGCGAATGAGGCTGCCTGGAACGTTCTTTCCGCTGGCGGTTCCGCGCTCGACGCTGCCGAGCAGGGAGTTCGCGTCACGGAGTCGGATCCGAAAGTCTCCAGCGTCGGAATTGGTGGCTGGCCCGACGCGTCCGGAGTCGTCACGCTGGACGCATGCATCATGAACGAGAAAGGCGATTGCGGTTCGGTCGCGGCGATGGAAGAAATTGAAAACCCGATCACCGTTGCCCGAATGGTGATGGAAAAGACGCCGCATGTGATGCTGGTTGGGAAAGGCGCCCAGATGTTCGCGGTTGAGAACGGCATCCCGAAGAAAAATTTGCTGACGCCGAATGCGAAAGCCCAGTACGAGAAATGGAAGTCGGCACATCCGGACGCGATCAAGTCACGCACGATCAATATTGAGAACCACGACACGATCGGTCTGTTGACGTTGGACTCCCAAGGCAACCTTTCCGGCGCCTGCACCACCAGCGGAATGGCGTGGAAGCTTCCCGGCCGCGTTGGCGATTCTCCGATTATCGGCGCCGGGCTGTACGTGGACAACGAGGTCGGCGGCGCTACCGCAACGGGTGTTGGCGAGGCTGTGATTCGCGCCTGTGGAAGTTTTCTGGTGGTTGAACTGATGCGTCAGGGCAACTCACCAGAAGACGCTTGCCGCCTGGCGGTCGAACGAGTGATCTCCCGCTCTCCAGACTGGAAGGAAATTCAGGTCGGCTTCATCGCGGTCAACAAGCAGGGCGAAGTCGGCGGATTCTGCATCCAGCCCGGTTTCGACTACGCCGTGTACGACAAGGCCGGTGGCAATCGAATGTTCGACGGCAAAAGCCACGTGACCAAATAGATTAGTCGTCGCTATTGTCGGTGATCGGTGGCGACGATTAGCTCATGACACTCAGCCAGCGTCGGCGGATCGAGCTTGCTGATCAAGCGATCGATGACTTTGGCCGGAACCGCATCAATTCCCTCGCGACTGCGGTTTTGTTCGTAGATTACACCCAGAGGAGGCTCAACATACGCGATCTCAATCCGCGCGTTGTAGCTGGCGCCGAGGTCAATCCAGAGCTGTCGAATCTGACGCGTGACGTTGGTGGCGCTGACCGCGAAATCGACGCGATCACGTAAAAAATGACGACACATTTCTTTCGCTTTTTGGATGACGACTCCCTGGTTGCCCTTCGGATCAACTTTCAGATCGCGGCGAATTGAATCAAGCGAAACGACTGGCAAGTCGCCACGATTTTCCTCCAGCCAGTTATCTTTGCCGGCTCCGGGCAGTCCACTGGTCAGCGTCATGCGACATCGAAAGTCTTCGAACGGCTGGTAGTGAAGATTATCGAGTTGGCTGCGATAATACAGAAACCGGGCGTGATCATTGCTGAACTCGTAGTGCGAATCGAAACAGTTCAGCTCTTGTGATTCAAGCTTCCACAATTCGAGAATTTCTTCCGGGTTCCCATTCTCGCTGCTGGTGCAAATTCGACCTCGTGTATCTGCAAGTGCAAACAGATATAACATTCGATTGCACAGAAACGTCGAAACCCGTATCACGTCATCTGCGGCAGAGCGATTGCTTCCAAGATACGGTGGTCGACCATGAAACAATACCAGATGACAAACGTGTTCTCGAATTTCAAGCGGACATCCAATTTCCATTAGTTGTCTTCTGGCGATTCGAGTTCCGATCGCAGCGTGTTTCGGCGAACGAATTCGGCCCGTCGATTCCTCAACGATCGTTGTCGCTGGCTTGCCGGAATCATGAAAGATCGCTGTCAACAAAAGCACAATCTGCTCGTGTCGCGGCAAATCGGCGTATTCATCCAGCTGTAACAGTTCATCCAAAACCATGCGCGTATGCGTCCACACATCACCTTCGGCATGCCACTGCGGATCCTGCTGACAATTCCGCATCGGCGCACACCACGGTTGGGATTCAGCCCATTCGATGATGAGCGAATCTGAGGCCGTCGAGATTTCCTGCCAGGTTTTCATTCGAGATCACTTCCAGATATCCGCGTTTTCCGTCAACTCGTTCGGGATCATTCGTTCGTACTGCCAGTGCTGGCTCTGTTTGATCTTTTCAATGAACTCCGGCCGTACGTATTTGGCTCGCGAAGTGACTTTCGCATCATCTTCGGTGCGGAGGTACAGGCCTTCCACCAAGTCGTCAATTTCTCCGGTGGTCGGATGCTCAAGAGAGGCGCCAAACGGTGAACTCACGACCAGTTCCAACAATTCGTCAAACGAAAGTTCGCCGCGATGCACCACGGGAACTGTTTCAATCCCTGTGTCGTGCAGGAGATCCAGTCGAGCTTCAAGAGTCAGAAATTTGTCATCTGATTTGTCGTAGATGTCAAACTCAAAAAAGTAATGCGGCAATTCCTGATAGTGAATGCAATGCGTCGCGTACATCCACTCGCCGTAGATAATAAACTGCTCGCCGAGCATTTCCTCGAACGTGTTTCGCTTGACGGTAGCCCACTGTTTAAACAAATCGTACTGCGGGTGCATTCCGGCGGTAATCTCGTGACCGCGGCATTGCAGGACCAGTTCGCCATCGGAAAAGTGCAAACCGACATTGGTGCCGTCAAGTTTTTCTTCGACAATCAGCGACGGGTCAGAGAGTATTTTCTCCGTATCGTCGGCACCCAATCTTTTGTCGTCAGACGTACCTGTTGAGCCAGCGATATGTGGCGTACGAGGGTATTTGACAAAGTCACCGTGGCTGGTGCCCATTGGATTTCTCGGATTCGAAAAAATGACAGGCGGTGTGACAGTTAACGGCCCTCAAGGTTCGCTTTGATTTCGCCAACTTTCTCAGAACAGGTAACTCGACGATGCTGGCCGAATGAAACGTGATCGTTGGATTGGGATTCTGTCGCCGCGATGCTGGCGCTGGCGTGGACTTCATGGACACCGGTTTGCTCGATCAAATCCACGACATTGGAAGCATTGACGCCGGAGCCAGCCAATATTTTGATCGAAGTAGACTGCTGTACCATCTGGCGAATCGTTTCGGCGCCTTCGATCGCAGTTGATCGTTGTCCGGAGGTCAGGACGCGATCGATGCCCAGCGATTCCAGTTGAGCCAGGGTGCCGAGGACGTCGTTGGCCACGTCGATGGCTCGATGAAACGTGGACTCCAAACCGTCGGCCGCGTCGAGCAATCGTTTGCAGGCTTCGAGGTCGATGTTGCGATCGGGCGTCAACGCGCCGAATACAATTCCCTGAACTCCGATCGAGCGAGCCTGTTGGACGCTGCCGATCATGGTGCGTACATCGTCGACGTCGTAGACGAATCCCCCGTCGTGAGGACGGATCATCATCATGCAAGGCATACCGAGTTCGTGGACGCATTGTTCGAGTAGAGAGTTGGCGGGCGTGGTGCCGCCAACGGCGAGAGCGCTGCAAACTTCGAGGCGATCGGCGCCGCCAGATTTCGCGGCGGTCGCGGAGTTAAACGAGTCGATGCAGATTTCAAGAAGCATGATGTGGTCGTCGTCGAAGTTTCGGCATGAGCTTCACCGTCTTCCGAATGCAAAAATTCGCGGCAGTAAATGGATAACTTGGCTATTGGTAAAAAGCGACCTACCAGCTACCGCTCGCACCACCGCCGGACGAGCTACCACCGCCAAAGCCACCACTGAAACCTCCGCCGCTACTGCCGCCGCCGAAGCCGGATGAACTGCTGGAAGAAGATTTAACAACTCGGGGCGTGTAGTAAGTGTGCCGATCGTAGTAGTCGCAGTTCGCACATTTCTCCTCAACCAAAACCTTTCCGCCGTGTGAAGTCGTAGCGTGGATCAGCGTGCGGGTGATTTTGGAGCGCGTAGCGTAGCCGCATTTTGGACAAAACGAGTACCGAGTCCAAAACTTTCCGTAGCGGATTTTGATAACCTCCTCGCAAGTCAAACAGGCCCACACGTCGTAGTCCACACTACCGATACGTTCCTCCAGTCGTTCCGGCGGATCGAGAAACTCGTCATCCTTGACTTCATCGAGCAACACACGACGATCGTTGCAGACTTCGCAAATCCTCGGTCGATAGCGAATCCAGTAGCGGCCTCCAATGACCAAACCGAGGCCTCCGACGCCGAGTGCTCCGAGGAACCACGGGATCAGACTTCTGCGGCGCTGATACTTTCGCTGTTGAGCTCGCTTTTCCGCAGCGGACGGAAGCTCTGGCGGAGCTTTGATATCGGAAACCAACAAGATCCTGGCGGCACAGGCTCGAATGCCTTCGTAGAGGGCACTGCCGGGATCGTTTCTCTGGAAATTGGGAACGATCACGTTGTCCATGATCTGTTGGGCCACGCGTTCCTGCTCGGTCGTGTCGATGCCTTTACCTAAAACGATTTCGGCCTGTCGATCCTTGATGGCAGCCATCACCAGGATTCCGTTATTGCGGAATGCGCTGCCGACTTGCCAGTGATTGAACAGGTTCATTCCAAAAGTTCGATGATGAACGCCGTTGGTAGTATCGATCACAACCACCGTCATTTCGCGGCCGACGGTTTGGAAGACTTCCTCACAGACTTCGTTGATGTGGTTTTTTTCTTCTGCGTTGAGCGTGTTGGTCAGGTCAACGACCCAGCCTTCGGGCCGCGGTGTCGGAATGTTGTACGGCGTGATCTTGCCGACAGGTCGTGCACTGGCGGGACGCGCGTTTTGTTGATTGGTCGGAGTCTGCGATTTGGAAGATTTGGATCCATCGACGCGAAATTCGACGCCTCGATTTTCCTGTGCAGAAACACTCGACAGCGGCAGCACGAACGCGAACGAAAAAGTTAAAGCCAAGAGCAGAAGACGTCCTTGGACAAATTGAATTGGAAACACGTTTTCCACTTTTGGTGATTTTTGCCGCTGTTGCGAAAATTGGTTATACTAAAAAAGAATCGCGAACTAGATTCGATTCCTGCGAAACATTGTAGCGGTATTTAGCTTCGAAATTAAAGGATTGTGAAAATGCGAAACTCGATTCTCGTATTGATTGCGGCAGTATTTTTGATTGGCAGTGGCTCATCGACTCTTGAGGCACAGCTGCTTTCGCGAAGCGCTATCCGAAGCGGGCCAGCCCCGACGGTTGCTGTTTCTCCAACGGATACGCTAAATCCAGTCATCTCGGATTCGGTTGGGCAGCTGCCTTCCGTAGCTGCACCAATGTCCTACACATCGGCGTTGCCCTACGCAAATTCGGCTTCGTACCGCTCGCATACTGGTTGGTATCCGTATGTGATCGCCCGTCCGGCAGACCGTGACTGGATCCGTGAAACTCCAATCGAATTGCGGCCCAATCGGCCTCTTCACTTTTGGGGCAACAGCCGCAGACGCGTTTGGCGATAGGTTACTTGGCGCTCAATCGATGATGCCAACGGATTGGTCCGCTGAGGAATGTCAAACAATGAGTGTCTAGCACTCGATGACGTTGACCGCCAAGCCGCCGCGAGCCGTTTCCTTGTACTTGCTCTGCATGTCCTTGCCGGTTTCACGCATCGTTTTGATGACCTTGTCCAGAGAGACGAAATGTTTGCCATCGCCACGCATCGCCAACCTCGCGGCGTTGATGGCTTTCACAGCACCCATGGCGTTGCGTTCGATACACGGAACCTGAACCAGCCCGCCGATCGGGTCGCAGGTTAACCCAAGGTTGTGCTCCATGCCGATCTCGGCCGCATTTTCGACTTGAGCAGGAGTTCCGCCAAAGACTTCTGCCAAACCTCCTGCGGCCATCGAGCAAGCCGAACCGACTTCGCCCTGACAGCCGACTTCGGCGCCTGAAATCGAAGCATTAATCTTGAACAGCGTTCCAATCGCGGCTGCGGTCAACAAAAACCTGACCATGCCATCGTCGTTTGCACCGTGGCAAAACCGACCGTAGTAATGCATCACCGAAGGGATGATTCCGGCGGCTCCATTGGTTGGCGCCGTGACGACTCGTCCGCCGGCAGCGTTTTCCTCGTTGACCGCCAGTGCCCACAGATTCACCCAATCCATTCGGCTGCGCGGGGCTCCCGAGTCGCTGTGTTCGGCGTTGAGTTTTCGATGCATGTGAGCGGCGCGACGTTTGACTTTCAGCCCGCCGGGCAGGATACCTTCGTTGCGACAACCATTTTCGACGCAGGTTTGCATCGCTGACCAGATCTTCAACAGACCGCTGCGGATTTCCGATTCACTACGCCAGGATTTTTCGTTTTCCAGCATGACTGTACTGATGCAGAGGCCTTCGCTTTCGCAAATGGCGAGCAGTTCTGCGCCGCTGGTGAACGGATATTTGACCTTCGTTGTATCCGGCACGATCCGATCGGTTCCGTCAGCCTCTTCGTCAACGACAAAGCCGCCTCCGACCGAATAGTAGGTGCGTTCGAGCAGCGTTTGGCCCGCGGAATCTTTGGCCGTGATCCGCAAACCGTTGGAGTGAAAATCCAGCACAACGCCCGAGAATTGCAGATGCTCTTTGAGATCAAACGCGATCTCGTGAGTTCCCAGCAAATGAATGTTTCCCGTCGCCGCAACGGATTCAGTGATGCTGTTCAGTTCCTCCGGGTCAACGCTTTCTGGCGCATGCCCCACAAGTCCGCCAAGCACTGCTTTGTCGCTACCGTGGCCTTTGCCCGTTGCTCCGAGCGAGCCGTAGAGTTGGACGATAACTTCTGAAGTCTGAGAAAGCAGGCTTTCGGATTCAAGCTGCTGAACGAACCGCAACGCCGCGCGCATGGGCCCAACGGTGTGCGAACTCGAAGGTCCGATGCCGATCGAAAACAGCTCGAAGGTGCTGATCGCCATTCTTATTCCCGAAAGCCATCTTTCTCGGCAAGCTTGGCCCGTTTCTCGTGATACTTGTCGATGAATTTTGCGTTCGGATCAAAAACGCGAACATCCAATCCGGCATCATCGGGATGCGTCGACCCGTTGTACTTTCGGACCATGAAATTCTTCTCCGTCGATGCGGACAGAGCCCCGCGAGAGCGGCTTTGGATGAAGGCCAGCCACATTCGGTCGGGACCAATTCCCAGCGTCGAGGATTCGACTTCTTTTTGAAAGGCGTCTGGATGCAGCGGAGCCATGTGAAACGAAAACAGCGTGAACGCGATAAACACGCACGCAATCCAGATGGAAAATACGCTTCGCCCAATCATCTCGGTCACGATGTCAAACTTCATCTGCCGCGGCGACAGCGTATCGGTGATCGTTCGACAGAGAATAAACACACCGACGAACAGTATCCACAACGCGATGAAATCAGCCAGCGCGGAATACTGCCTCATCGAGTTCGCCAGCTCATGGGCAAGCGGCTCGTAGAAACTCGAAGCGATCAACGACGCGATGAAGAAGTTGATCAGCGTGATGAAGTTGCTCCACATTCCGTACCACCACGTCGAAGCGACGACCAGCAGAAACAGTATGATGACAAATGCGATGATCATTCTTTATGCCTGTAACATTCGTTGCAGTTCTTCGACAGAAGTAATTCCCTGGGCGATCACAATCGCTGCTTCCTGTTGCAGCGTAATGTGCCCGTTGGCTTTGGCGATCGCCACCAACGCGTTGAACTGTGGATTCTTTGTCGCCGATTCGCGAATCTGATCGTTGATCTTCAACAGCTCAAAAATTCCCGTTCGACCCTTGTACCCAATTCCGCAACAGGTCGTACAAGGTTCAATTTCGTTTTGCTCTTCGTCGACCATGCCAGGTTGAAAGACAAACGGACGATACAGCTGTTCGATGCGTCCCTGAGGCAAACCAAGTTTCTGGATCAGTTTTGGATGAGGCTGATACGCGACGCGGCAATCTTCGCATAGCTTTCGAACCAGTCGCATGCACAGCACGCCGCTGAGCAGCTGAAGAAGTTCGTGTCGTTTTGGATTCAGAGCCAGCAATCTGAGCAGCCCATCGATCGCGTTCTTGCCAGGGTTTCGCAAGTAGATCGGAATGTCGTGCAGCGACGATGTGTTCACCAATTGGTCCACCAGCGGCCCGTCTGTAAGATCTGGAACCGCGAGAACATCCGGTTCCCGAAGCAGCAGTTGCGGCATCGGCGTCATCACCGTTTCGCCCTTGGCGCGGTCAAACGTCTCCGGGAAAACGTTGATGACTTCCGGCTCTTGAGAATTCACATCTTCAAGAACAAAGAAATCCTTGACCAGTCGATCGCAGGAATCGAGTGCAGCACGCCACGCCGAGGTGTAGCCTTCGCCTGGAATCGCGGAAACAAGGAACATGCCCTTGCTGTCCATCTGCATCAATTCCTTGATCTGCGGAATCAGACTTTTGCGGATCCCCAAATCGGTCAGATTATCAAGCGGCGGTTTCTTGTAAGACAAATACAGCCCGACTCGTTCACCGGTTTTGTTGCCTTGAGAAACGATTTTGAATTTTTGCTTCTTCCGCTGATACTCGGTTTCGAATTTTCCTGACTGGCGATTGCGTCGATCGCGAAAGTCCAGACCGGCCAGTTGCTTGAGCACAGCCAACATATAGTCGCCCGTTTGGCGGTCCATTGGCTGACCGGGATGCCACAAGCCATCGATTCGAAATCGCAAGTTGACTTGCTGCGGCGTGAAGTCCAGCACCGTCAGGTCAGCGTCCTTGTGGATGGCTTCCGCGATCACGTTTGTTGCTGGCGGATAGCCCGGAGAATCCTTGACCATCTCGACCGTCTCTTTGCGGTCCTCCGGCGTGTCACCTGCTGGGGTGAAAACGACGGGGGCAGCTTTTTGATGGTCCTGTTCCATAATTAACTTGAGTTCGTTCAGCGTTTGGTTGCGTACTATTTCTTCAGCGAGGCTTGAGCTTCCTGGAGTGAGATCACACCAAGTAGCACCAGTCGATAGGCGGACGACGCAAGCGGCGTTTTCGCGTTGCTTCGTTTCGCGATCGCGTCAACGGGACCAGGCTTCGGCGTCTCCTTCAGCACTTTGCGAACTTCGTCGTTGACCGTCAGCATCTCGA is part of the Mariniblastus fucicola genome and harbors:
- a CDS encoding N(4)-(beta-N-acetylglucosaminyl)-L-asparaginase, producing MISRRHFIGTTAAVAAGSISASNTASANAVETTDPVRPVVISTWRHGLAANEAAWNVLSAGGSALDAAEQGVRVTESDPKVSSVGIGGWPDASGVVTLDACIMNEKGDCGSVAAMEEIENPITVARMVMEKTPHVMLVGKGAQMFAVENGIPKKNLLTPNAKAQYEKWKSAHPDAIKSRTINIENHDTIGLLTLDSQGNLSGACTTSGMAWKLPGRVGDSPIIGAGLYVDNEVGGATATGVGEAVIRACGSFLVVELMRQGNSPEDACRLAVERVISRSPDWKEIQVGFIAVNKQGEVGGFCIQPGFDYAVYDKAGGNRMFDGKSHVTK
- a CDS encoding AAA family ATPase: MKTWQEISTASDSLIIEWAESQPWCAPMRNCQQDPQWHAEGDVWTHTRMVLDELLQLDEYADLPRHEQIVLLLTAIFHDSGKPATTIVEESTGRIRSPKHAAIGTRIARRQLMEIGCPLEIREHVCHLVLFHGRPPYLGSNRSAADDVIRVSTFLCNRMLYLFALADTRGRICTSSENGNPEEILELWKLESQELNCFDSHYEFSNDHARFLYYRSQLDNLHYQPFEDFRCRMTLTSGLPGAGKDNWLEENRGDLPVVSLDSIRRDLKVDPKGNQGVVIQKAKEMCRHFLRDRVDFAVSATNVTRQIRQLWIDLGASYNARIEIAYVEPPLGVIYEQNRSREGIDAVPAKVIDRLISKLDPPTLAECHELIVATDHRQ
- a CDS encoding RNA ligase family protein, with amino-acid sequence MGTSHGDFVKYPRTPHIAGSTGTSDDKRLGADDTEKILSDPSLIVEEKLDGTNVGLHFSDGELVLQCRGHEITAGMHPQYDLFKQWATVKRNTFEEMLGEQFIIYGEWMYATHCIHYQELPHYFFEFDIYDKSDDKFLTLEARLDLLHDTGIETVPVVHRGELSFDELLELVVSSPFGASLEHPTTGEIDDLVEGLYLRTEDDAKVTSRAKYVRPEFIEKIKQSQHWQYERMIPNELTENADIWK
- a CDS encoding copper homeostasis protein CutC — encoded protein: MLLEICIDSFNSATAAKSGGADRLEVCSALAVGGTTPANSLLEQCVHELGMPCMMMIRPHDGGFVYDVDDVRTMIGSVQQARSIGVQGIVFGALTPDRNIDLEACKRLLDAADGLESTFHRAIDVANDVLGTLAQLESLGIDRVLTSGQRSTAIEGAETIRQMVQQSTSIKILAGSGVNASNVVDLIEQTGVHEVHASASIAATESQSNDHVSFGQHRRVTCSEKVGEIKANLEGR
- a CDS encoding TPM domain-containing protein, producing the protein MALTFSFAFVLPLSSVSAQENRGVEFRVDGSKSSKSQTPTNQQNARPASARPVGKITPYNIPTPRPEGWVVDLTNTLNAEEKNHINEVCEEVFQTVGREMTVVVIDTTNGVHHRTFGMNLFNHWQVGSAFRNNGILVMAAIKDRQAEIVLGKGIDTTEQERVAQQIMDNVIVPNFQRNDPGSALYEGIRACAARILLVSDIKAPPELPSAAEKRAQQRKYQRRRSLIPWFLGALGVGGLGLVIGGRYWIRYRPRICEVCNDRRVLLDEVKDDEFLDPPERLEERIGSVDYDVWACLTCEEVIKIRYGKFWTRYSFCPKCGYATRSKITRTLIHATTSHGGKVLVEEKCANCDYYDRHTYYTPRVVKSSSSSSSGFGGGSSGGGFSGGFGGGSSSGGGASGSW
- a CDS encoding L-serine ammonia-lyase, which translates into the protein MAISTFELFSIGIGPSSSHTVGPMRAALRFVQQLESESLLSQTSEVIVQLYGSLGATGKGHGSDKAVLGGLVGHAPESVDPEELNSITESVAATGNIHLLGTHEIAFDLKEHLQFSGVVLDFHSNGLRITAKDSAGQTLLERTYYSVGGGFVVDEEADGTDRIVPDTTKVKYPFTSGAELLAICESEGLCISTVMLENEKSWRSESEIRSGLLKIWSAMQTCVENGCRNEGILPGGLKVKRRAAHMHRKLNAEHSDSGAPRSRMDWVNLWALAVNEENAAGGRVVTAPTNGAAGIIPSVMHYYGRFCHGANDDGMVRFLLTAAAIGTLFKINASISGAEVGCQGEVGSACSMAAGGLAEVFGGTPAQVENAAEIGMEHNLGLTCDPIGGLVQVPCIERNAMGAVKAINAARLAMRGDGKHFVSLDKVIKTMRETGKDMQSKYKETARGGLAVNVIEC
- a CDS encoding CvpA family protein, which codes for MIIAFVIILFLLVVASTWWYGMWSNFITLINFFIASLIASSFYEPLAHELANSMRQYSALADFIALWILFVGVFILCRTITDTLSPRQMKFDIVTEMIGRSVFSIWIACVFIAFTLFSFHMAPLHPDAFQKEVESSTLGIGPDRMWLAFIQSRSRGALSASTEKNFMVRKYNGSTHPDDAGLDVRVFDPNAKFIDKYHEKRAKLAEKDGFRE
- a CDS encoding ATPase, T2SS/T4P/T4SS family, with the protein product MEQDHQKAAPVVFTPAGDTPEDRKETVEMVKDSPGYPPATNVIAEAIHKDADLTVLDFTPQQVNLRFRIDGLWHPGQPMDRQTGDYMLAVLKQLAGLDFRDRRNRQSGKFETEYQRKKQKFKIVSQGNKTGERVGLYLSYKKPPLDNLTDLGIRKSLIPQIKELMQMDSKGMFLVSAIPGEGYTSAWRAALDSCDRLVKDFFVLEDVNSQEPEVINVFPETFDRAKGETVMTPMPQLLLREPDVLAVPDLTDGPLVDQLVNTSSLHDIPIYLRNPGKNAIDGLLRLLALNPKRHELLQLLSGVLCMRLVRKLCEDCRVAYQPHPKLIQKLGLPQGRIEQLYRPFVFQPGMVDEEQNEIEPCTTCCGIGYKGRTGIFELLKINDQIRESATKNPQFNALVAIAKANGHITLQQEAAIVIAQGITSVEELQRMLQA